In the genome of Bdellovibrionota bacterium, the window AGCGCCAGGAGTGCCTGCGGAAACGCCGTGTGAACCCTCGAGAAGGCTTCGAGCAGCACGTCGATCCCCTTCATGGAAAGAATTCGGCCGAGGTAGCCGACCACCAGGGCGTCCGGTTTCAGGTGAAACTCCTGCCGAAGCCGCGGAGTAATTTTTCCCCGTTCAAATTGAGAAAGTTCAACAAAGTTCGGAACGACACGGACCTTCTCTCGGCTACCCACGGAATAAGGTGCAGCGGAAGCGCGTGAGTTGCAGATGATTCGGCGGGTGGACGCTCTTCGGGCGAGAAATTGGTAAAAGGCCCGGCCGACCCAATGTTCGTGGACGTTCCGCGCGTGGAAGACCACCGGAATGTGCAACGAACTTCCGACAAACGATCCGATCGGTTTCGCCAGCATATGGTTGCAGTAGATCACGTCCGGCTGGAGCCGGCGGGCCAGTGAACGGATCTTCCACATGGATTTAAGGATGGCCACGACGCCCAAAGTGATATCCATCCAGGCGAAGTTCAGCCAGCGGGGAAGCCGGTAGGGGCTTCGTTGAATCCGTTCGATGAATTCCGGAACGTAATGAATCTCTTCTCCGTGTGTCAGTTTTTCCGCAATGACCCCCGCTTCGGGCAGGACGACGATGGGATGAATCTTTGTGGCTTCTCTGTCGAGATAGGCCGTTAAACTTCGGCCCGCTCCGCCGCCGTTTATGCAACTACTGAGAATCATTACACGAATCTTAGATTCGTCGGGCCGCATTTACGCACTTTTATCGGGCGAAGGATGAGAAGTCTAGACCCGATCTACGAATGCCCTTTTAGTCCGCACCGCGCCAAACGGAGCGGATACGGGATCGAATGCCCCGCAAAACGTCTTTGTCGTGGCCTTCGAGTTTCAGGCCGAAAAGCGCGACGGCAAACGTGACAAGAAACAGAGCCAAACAGGGTAATTGGGACAGGAGCGGCAGGGGCTGTCGCCGCAACGTAAGCGGAACGGCGACGGCCAGAGCGAGGGCAAAGGCGGTGAGAGGTTTGTATTGAGCCCGTTCAAACGGCCAGAGACCCAGAAGCTTGCGACTCTGCAAGAGGCGCCACACGGTCACCGCGATGAAGGAAACGGTTGTCGCCAACGCCGCTCCGGAGATTCCCCACCGGGGGACCATCCATAGAAGAAGCACAAGGTTTGCGCCGACGAGAACGAACGAGTTAATGAGCGTCACGAACGCGAAGCCGGTGACGGCCAGGACTCCTTCCAAAAGACCCAATGTGACCACGAAAAGTTGTCCCACGGAGAAGATGCGGAGAGCCGTTCTTCCATCGAGGAAACTCTCTCCAAAAAATTGAAGGAAGAATTCAGGGATGAGCAACATCGGCCCCAACAACGCGAACGAAGGAATCATGACCCACCGGATCGCCAGAGCGAGATTCTTTTTCAAGCGCGACCGATCCTTCTGCTCGTGAAGGAGCTGGGCCATCGGCATCAAAATAGGATCGAACGTGGCGCGCGTTTTCCGAAGGACGTTTCCGATCTCCACGATCGCTCCGTAAATGCCGACGCTGGCGAGCGGCATGATTCGCGCGATGACGAGAAGGTCGAGGCGCAACTTGAACATGGCCAGAAGCTCCATCCCACCCATCGGAAGACTGGTGTTCAGGAGAAATTTCCATCGAACCGGGACCTTCCTTCCGCTTTGCGGGTGCAGGCGCAGAAAGTAGAAGAGGGCGAGAACCAGCGAAGCGAATGCCGCCAGGTTATGAGCGAAAACAGCGCCGGTGGCTCCAAGGCCGAGCCGAATGGCGGCTACGCCCAGGACCAAAATAAGAAGAGGTTCAAACAGCGACCGGACATACACCTCGTAACGCATGTCGAGCGTCGGACGGATCGCGTAGAGCAAAATCGAAGTGGAACAAACGGCCGGTAACCCGAAACAAAAATTGCGAAGCGGGGAGCCGAGCGCCGGTTTGTGAACAAACACGTGAGAGATCCAATCGGCGGACAACCCCAGGCCCAGGGCGACCAGCGAACTCGTAACCACGGCGAGCATCAGAATTCGTTCCACCGACCCGCGAATTTCGTCCGCTCTCCCTTGAGCGCGAAGATGCGTGGCGAGGCGCATGATTCCATGCTCCATACCGAGCGACGCCAACTTGCCGACCACTTCTTGAATGGCGAACGCCAAGAGATAAAGGCCGAAAAGTTCCGCTCCCAACATTCGGGAAAAGGCGATCAAGAACAGCGCACGGCTCACCTTCGCGGCGGCGCCCAAAGTGTTGGTCAAGATGCCTTTGGCGAGCTGGCGATGTTCGTTGGGGGCTACCACAGATACCGGACCTCGAATCCGGCGCTATACTGCCAGTGGTTGTCGTTCTTCACATAGTTTTGATTCAGCACATTTTCGAGTCCCAACAACGGTGAGATCGTGACGTGGTCCCACGGTTGGAGGTCGGCCAAGAGCTGAAAACGGTTTCTTTGATCGGAAGCCTCGTAACCCGGCTCCGTGGACGTGATGCTTCCTCCGCCGCCGGAGCGACCGAGCCTACCCCGTTCCTCGTGGGCAAAAACCATCTTGAGTTGCCAGGTGGAACTTCGAACGTAACGGAGAATCGCATAGATCCCCAGCGAATCGGGGCCCAAAGGGTGGCCGAG includes:
- a CDS encoding glycosyltransferase family 4 protein yields the protein MILSSCINGGGAGRSLTAYLDREATKIHPIVVLPEAGVIAEKLTHGEEIHYVPEFIERIQRSPYRLPRWLNFAWMDITLGVVAILKSMWKIRSLARRLQPDVIYCNHMLAKPIGSFVGSSLHIPVVFHARNVHEHWVGRAFYQFLARRASTRRIICNSRASAAPYSVGSREKVRVVPNFVELSQFERGKITPRLRQEFHLKPDALVVGYLGRILSMKGIDVLLEAFSRVHTAFPQALLALVGDNDGGLHRNMKADYERRARDLGIAEQTLFVGFRADIRPYVVDFDILTMPSIEPESFGRVLIEAMALGIPPIVSAHGGAIEIVQHGLNGLWALPGDREELSIRLKELLSNPILRQRLGRRAAEDVRANFGAEKNAARITELLREVVQRDIRHALDEATTLSRLSRRALG
- a CDS encoding oligosaccharide flippase family protein, with the translated sequence MVAPNEHRQLAKGILTNTLGAAAKVSRALFLIAFSRMLGAELFGLYLLAFAIQEVVGKLASLGMEHGIMRLATHLRAQGRADEIRGSVERILMLAVVTSSLVALGLGLSADWISHVFVHKPALGSPLRNFCFGLPAVCSTSILLYAIRPTLDMRYEVYVRSLFEPLLILVLGVAAIRLGLGATGAVFAHNLAAFASLVLALFYFLRLHPQSGRKVPVRWKFLLNTSLPMGGMELLAMFKLRLDLLVIARIMPLASVGIYGAIVEIGNVLRKTRATFDPILMPMAQLLHEQKDRSRLKKNLALAIRWVMIPSFALLGPMLLIPEFFLQFFGESFLDGRTALRIFSVGQLFVVTLGLLEGVLAVTGFAFVTLINSFVLVGANLVLLLWMVPRWGISGAALATTVSFIAVTVWRLLQSRKLLGLWPFERAQYKPLTAFALALAVAVPLTLRRQPLPLLSQLPCLALFLVTFAVALFGLKLEGHDKDVLRGIRSRIRSVWRGAD